Genomic DNA from Candidatus Tiamatella incendiivivens:
GGCGAAGCTTGAGAAGAGCCAAAGTGAAAGCCATATTATCGCTATAAACAGTATTCTACTCTTCTCGTTTACGGCGAGGGATCTCCTCAGCTTCTTTATAGCTCTGTAAATTGGGAATATCAACGCGTTATCCTCCACTACCTTATTATTCTACGATGAATCCAAATTATTAAAACTAGGAGTCTCAGTTGTTGTGTCTTAGGTGTTAAGTAAGGGTGCTTGTGTTGAGAAAGATTAACGGTTTACTATTGTATCCAATAGGATATGTATCTATTGACGACTTGGTCAGAGCTCGGTTATTGATCGATGAGGCTTTTCATAAACGGGTATCTACTTATATTGCTACTGCTAAAACTAATCCTCCTGTGCATCTTATTGATTGGAATAGAATCCAGTATAATGCTGAAGAAGTTACATTATGGGTTTCTGAGAAGAGTAGGACTATTCTATCGTCAGGTTTTCTCGTTGTGGGAGTATGTGGATGTGATGCTTATGTGAAGGGGTTGAACTTCGTTTTTGGCCTAGCTATTCCGAGGTTAGGTGTTGCTACAGTTTATACTAAGAGGCTTGAAACAGGAGATCACGAATTGTTTATTAGAAGGCTTGCTAAAGAGATTGCCCATGAGACCGGGCATCTCTTTGGGTTGGATCACTGCAGTTCTAGGAATTGTGTTATGAGTTTCAGTAACAGCATAAGTGATGTTGACAGGAAAAACTATAGGTTCTGTGATAATTGCTGGAGTAGAATAGAAAAATTGCTTAGTGACTAGATATCGACGACGAATGTTAAAACCCAGCAATCTCCCTCCCTATGTATACTCATCTGAGAGTATGTCATGGCTTTAACTATAGTCCTATGCTCGTGTTTCTCTGGATCAAACTTTTCACCGCATACCATTCCTCTGAGGATATATGAATCAGTCTTG
This window encodes:
- a CDS encoding archaemetzincin family Zn-dependent metalloprotease, with protein sequence MRKINGLLLYPIGYVSIDDLVRARLLIDEAFHKRVSTYIATAKTNPPVHLIDWNRIQYNAEEVTLWVSEKSRTILSSGFLVVGVCGCDAYVKGLNFVFGLAIPRLGVATVYTKRLETGDHELFIRRLAKEIAHETGHLFGLDHCSSRNCVMSFSNSISDVDRKNYRFCDNCWSRIEKLLSD